A region of the Peredibacter starrii genome:
TGAGGTTTCCTGCGAGATCTTCCACTACATTGGCATTGATAGACGGAATAATCGTTCCATCTCCGGAAACACTCGCAGCACTTAAGCGAAAATTTCTTCCGTCTCCACAACTGGTGATTGTCCAACCAAGAGTAGAACCGCCTGAACCACTATTTGTGATATCGGCATTGGTGAAAGTAGACGAATTAATTCTCTCCGAAAAAGTCACTCGATAAGAAAAGCCAGAAGCTCCCGCATAACCATTCGCAGTCGTAAAAACACAACTTCCAACAGTTTGATTACTGGCCAGATTCAGAGTTACTGAGGGCGACAAAGTATCCACCGTCACTACGTTATCCGTAGTGGTAGAAGGTTTATTCCCATAATTGGTGAGTGATAAAGCAGAATCGCGAGCAAGAGTCGGAACAACGGTTCCATCAACTCCCACCGCAGTCACGGCAAGTTTGAAGTTCTGATCATCACCACAATTCGTAAGATTCCAGACAACACCACTACCCGTTCCGCTATTATTAAAATCGCTCACATCTAAAGTAAGTGGATCAATAACTTCGGAGAAAGTGACTCGGTATTCGAAATTCGCGTTTTGAGTAAAGGCCGGAGCAGCAGTAAAAGAACAAGATCCAACTGATTCAGAAACGGCCTTATTGATCGTAACCAATGGTCCAGGCGTGCTGATGAATGAATCTTTGATTGCAATGTTGATCTCGTTACAGCCCGCTAAGAGCATAAACAACAACACATATATAGGCCAAATCACTAATGACATGGCAGATGTATCGGCATTCATTCCAACTATATTAATAAGAACTTAAATAATAAATCTTAAGATTAACTTTTGTGCCTTTATTTAACAGGAAAGAGCTTTGGTGGACGGCTTTTTGCTTCTCGAGCTCGGGCCTCTTTTTGAGCGGTTTCTTCAGTTTTAAAGGCCAAGACATGTGAAATATTACGGTTAATTCCCATTGGAGGTGGAGCTAAATAGTATGATTCGAGCTTCTGAGAAACGCAGCCTTCGAGTTTCGGATCTTGAAATTCATTCTTTGTGATTTTGGCCGATGAGATTTTCCCATCCTCTTCTACTTTGATTAAAACAGTCAGACTTCCTTCCGTTACCTTCGGCTTGGAATCTAAAAGAGCAAAATAACACTGCTGCAGATCCTTAGCGTTCTCACGTATTGTTTTAACTAAAACCTGCTCTTTGTATTCCTTAGCGAGCTTCCCATCAATCGCAGTTGTGGTCGCAGGAAGAGCAATCTCGTTGTTCTTTCTACCGACAATAAAACCAGTAAGAATCCCAATGACTCCCACCAGAACAATAATGACAGTGATTTTGAAGTCTAGCTTCATTGATTATCTTGGGCCTTCTGAGCGTTGATTTGAGAGTGAACATGCTCTCTCATAGCGCGAAGAGTATGGACTGATTTTTTGATATACTCATCGGCCTTCTTGAGACGAGTAATCTCTTCTGCAAGTTCCGGATGATTACGAGTGAGCATGGTAAGAGCACGAGAAACCGACGCATCGATAATCGAAAACGTGTTGGCTAGATCATGGATGTATTTGCGTGTTTCGTCGTGATTCATGAAAGACCTTTATGGTTAAGGGACCCAAATGGGTCCCTTACTATATGATCTTAGAACGGTTTGTAGATTGCTTCAAGACAAAGAACAGTAGCATAGATACCCGCAGTAATAGGTACTGCTGCGATGAACTTAAGCCACTTAGTCTCTTCTTTTAAGTGCATGTAGTAATAAGCAACGATGAACGCCTTACCTACTGCAAGAAAAGTTAGCGCTGAGCCTTTGCCGAACTTAGAAAGACCAGGGATCTCTGCTACCCAGATTTCAATTACAGTAAGAACAGTAAGAAGCACGAAGATGAAAAGATATTCTTTCTTGTGGCTCTTATGCTCATGAGCGTGAGCTGGGGCATGGCCGTGGTTA
Encoded here:
- a CDS encoding cytochrome C oxidase subunit IV family protein, coding for MSDNHGHAPAHAHEHKSHKKEYLFIFVLLTVLTVIEIWVAEIPGLSKFGKGSALTFLAVGKAFIVAYYYMHLKEETKWLKFIAAVPITAGIYATVLCLEAIYKPF
- a CDS encoding AgmX/PglI C-terminal domain-containing protein; the protein is MKLDFKITVIIVLVGVIGILTGFIVGRKNNEIALPATTTAIDGKLAKEYKEQVLVKTIRENAKDLQQCYFALLDSKPKVTEGSLTVLIKVEEDGKISSAKITKNEFQDPKLEGCVSQKLESYYLAPPPMGINRNISHVLAFKTEETAQKEARAREAKSRPPKLFPVK